A single region of the Plasmodium reichenowi strain SY57 chromosome 9, whole genome shotgun sequence genome encodes:
- a CDS encoding hypothetical protein (conserved Plasmodium protein, unknown function), whose product MIGTIFSILFTIIKLCIATSPIICIILIFVLNKNNTPDDKKKKPDFYFEVD is encoded by the coding sequence atgatagGTACCATATTTTCAATTTTGTttactattattaaattGTGTATAGCAACCTCTCcaattatttgtattatctTGATATTTGTActgaataaaaataacacaccggatgataaaaaaaagaaaccagatttttattttgaagTAGATTAA